The Candidatus Peregrinibacteria bacterium genome includes the window TGGAGAAAGTTTTCAACGAGAAAAATATGCCATTCTTTCCGCGCTCAAATTTTCTCCGAAAAAAGAAAACCTCTTTTTGGGACAGTACAAAAGTTACAAAAATCTCGATGGAGTGAAAAAAGGAAGCACAACAGAAACATACATGAGCGTGAAAATAAAAATAGATCGCGAGAGTTGGTATGGAGTTCCAATTTTTGTGCGGACAGGAAAAAAACTTGATAGAAAAACGACGTATGTGGTCGTGGAATTTAAAAAAATGCAATTTCAAAAAAACTTAGAATCAAATCGACTCATTCTTGAATTGCAACCAGAAGAAAAGATCCATTTTAAACTCCTCAATAAACACGGTCATCTTTCCGAATATCATGAGATCGATGCCATAGAATCTATTGAATGCGCCCCAGAAACTTGCCTTCCGGAACACGCTGTGCTTCTCCTCGATGTTCTCAAAAAGGAAAAACTCCATTTCTTGAGTTTTGGCGAAATTCTTGCTGCGTGGAGAATTACAGATTCTATTTTTGAGTTCCGCGAAAAAGCAAATATTCAAACAGTGGAATATGAAGACGGGACATCTTGTCCTCAGGGAAGCGACGTTCTTTTTCAAAAAACTGAAGAGAAATGGTACGAGGTGTAATTTTTACTCCGCTTTAGCGGAGTTGAATTTTAAATTTTGAATTTTGAATTATTTCACTTTCGCATCTGAACAAGATTGGCATATTGCTGCGGTTCAGGAAATCCTGAAAGATGTTCCTCGCGACACAGAGTTTTCACTTGCGCTGAGCGGCGGATCAACGCCAATTCCCGTCTATGAAGAACTCGCGAAGCAGAATATTCCGTGGGGAAATGCGCATATTTTTGAGGTCGATGAGAGATATATTCTTCCAGAAAAACCTGATTCAAATGCTCTTCTCATTCATAATCATTTTCTGAATCTCCTTCCAGAACCTCCAAAATCCGTATATTTTTTTGAAACTTCTGGAGTTTTTTCATGGAAGGAATCGGCTGAAAAATATCATGATCTCCTGCAAAAATTCGAAAAACCTTTTGATGTTTGCATTCTCGGAATTGGTCCTGATGGACATACGGCGTCGCTTTTCCCAAATGGTCCTGAAATTCACGAAACGGAAAAACTTGCTACAATTTCTGAAACAAATATTTTCCCTGTTTGGAAAAGACTCACCGTTACCTTTCCGATGATTCTCAAGAGTAAAAAAATCGTCGTACTCCTTTGCGGAATTTCGAAACGAAAAATTCTTGATGAACTCGAACACGGAGAAAAATCGTGGGAAGAATTCCCTGCGAAAAAAATCCTCTCACATCCAAATCTTCATATATTTTTTTGTGAAGAAGAATAAGTGAATGCGTATTTTTAGATTTGTTTTTTAGGTCTTTTCTGAGGTATAATCATTACAGATTTCGTAAAATATAGATGAAAACAACTCATAAAAAACTGGCTCGGATGAATATGAAGATTGAAGAAGGACTTACTCTTCTCGATACGATGGTGATGGCTGCTGAATCAGTACTCATAAAAAATGGGACAATTACGCCCATCTCTTTTGAAAAAGCCTTTGAGCATCTCAAGAAGTAATGAAAATTGTATTTGCTCCTAATGCATTACGAGAACTGTATTCTTTCCAAAAGAAAGATCAGCTTTTTCTTCAAAAGAAACTTTCGGAACTGATGGAATATGAAAATGTCTTGGATCATCCAAAAGTGAAAAAGTTACGGCTTCTTCCATATTACCGATATAGAGCTGGAGACTTCCGAATATTCTTTGATGCAGAAGGGAACATCATCACGATTTATAAAATTTCAAGGCGTTCGGAAAAAACGTATAGATAAGTAAGAAATTTTAGATTTTAGATTATTGTATGAATCAGGATTTTCTTTCTCAGATACAAAAAGAATTCAGCAGAAATGCTTCACTCGAGAAGAAGAAAAATTACGAAAAGTATTTTAAAGGAGTCATCAAATTTTACGGACTCAGAAATCCTGAGGTCAAAGAAATATTTCAGAAATTTTGGGGAGAAATAAAAAATCTTTCGATTCACGAACAGAAAAATCTGACGTTCGAGCTCATATCGTCCGAGTATGCGGAAGAAAAACAATTTGCGATTCTCATCCTCAATAAAATTGCGAACAAAATTGATACAAATGTTATCCATGAGCTCGCGAAAATTATCGATCATCACGTGTATGATTGGGCAACATGTGATGGAATTTCTGGAAGAGTTATTCGTCATCTTATTCTTCGAGATCCAAACGTTGCGAAAGAAGTCGTTTCTTGGAAAGATGCAGAATCTCTTT containing:
- the pgl gene encoding 6-phosphogluconolactonase, whose amino-acid sequence is MNYFTFASEQDWHIAAVQEILKDVPRDTEFSLALSGGSTPIPVYEELAKQNIPWGNAHIFEVDERYILPEKPDSNALLIHNHFLNLLPEPPKSVYFFETSGVFSWKESAEKYHDLLQKFEKPFDVCILGIGPDGHTASLFPNGPEIHETEKLATISETNIFPVWKRLTVTFPMILKSKKIVVLLCGISKRKILDELEHGEKSWEEFPAKKILSHPNLHIFFCEEE
- a CDS encoding type II toxin-antitoxin system RelE/ParE family toxin, with amino-acid sequence MKIVFAPNALRELYSFQKKDQLFLQKKLSELMEYENVLDHPKVKKLRLLPYYRYRAGDFRIFFDAEGNIITIYKISRRSEKTYR
- a CDS encoding DNA alkylation repair protein, whose translation is MNQDFLSQIQKEFSRNASLEKKKNYEKYFKGVIKFYGLRNPEVKEIFQKFWGEIKNLSIHEQKNLTFELISSEYAEEKQFAILILNKIANKIDTNVIHELAKIIDHHVYDWATCDGISGRVIRHLILRDPNVAKEVVSWKDAESLWRQRSAAISFVNIARFGKYNQEILEICSEILKNPERFVQLAAGWVLRELSLADLDLVVDFIKKNYHYFSREGLRYAVEKMDGKLKKKLLDWKKFDAKSFLRGNIALEKNLTRAQKY